One window of the Anopheles cruzii chromosome 2, idAnoCruzAS_RS32_06, whole genome shotgun sequence genome contains the following:
- the LOC128268829 gene encoding uncharacterized protein LOC128268829 gives MTTNRMHKVFLYSLAISLIAIFITLASKVFPIANLPMSTNIIIVGTCLANFASVIALIVGIVTRRPRLVKIVKIFSYLQLGAIFVLICLAAGLLYLVKVDVEHGDVPVTLPQKS, from the exons ATGACGACCAACCGAATGCACAAAGTGTTCCTGTACAGCTTGGCCATCTCGCTGATAGCCATCTTTATCACGCTGGCCAGCAAAGTATTCCCCATCGCGAACCTGCCGATGA GTACGAACATTATCATCGTTGGCACTTGTTTGGCAAACTTTGCCTCCGTCATCGCACTGATCGTGGGCATCGTAACG CGGCGACCGCGCTTAGTGAAGATCGTTAAAATCTTCAGCTATCTTCAGCTGGGTGCTATTTTCGTGCTGATCTGCCTCGCCGCCGGCCTGCTCTATCTGGTGAAGGTGGACGTGGAACATGGCGATGTGCCGGTGACACTACCCCAAAAGTCGtga